From a single Silene latifolia isolate original U9 population chromosome 6, ASM4854445v1, whole genome shotgun sequence genomic region:
- the LOC141587094 gene encoding ubiquitin-like-specific protease ESD4 — translation MCIAWRINGDHFSDELHQLGTLVSPRRKVLVTHENLSKLLVKYYSVCDRGAWLIDEVINVYLELLKERERRETKKYLNCQFFNTFLYKKQRI, via the exons ATGTGCATTGCATGGAGGATAAATGGAGATCATTTCAGTGACGAACTTCATCAGCTAGGCACATTGGTATCACCGAG GAGAAAGGTTTTGGTCACTCATGAAAACTTATCCAAATTACTGGTGAAATATTACAGTGTCTGCGACCGCGGTGCATGGCTGATCGATGAG GTCATCAATGTGTATCTGGAACTGCTGAAAGAAAGGGAAAGACGAGAGACGAAGAAATATTTGAATTGTCAATTCTTCAACACATTCTTGTATAAGAAG